A part of Cryptococcus tetragattii IND107 chromosome 3, whole genome shotgun sequence genomic DNA contains:
- a CDS encoding mitochondrial 54S ribosomal protein bL31m has product MSSTLFKSSSSVLPTTIVTRIRTKTSRASAPSLWLSRAHLKSQPVVPPPIPPTYPMRVILSDGSSFTAYTTAPTPSTKKLTRDVNNNPLWSPASEKKGLGEGEEGRVTRFRKRFEGLGGDIIGGIGIEGDTKGDAFALEDLDWMSEGAQEEKISDRQRNPVKSKGKGKKK; this is encoded by the coding sequence ATGTCTTCTACACTCTTTaagtcctcatcatctgtcCTGCCTACTACCATCGTCACTCGAATCCGCACGAAGACTAGCCGAGCCTCCGCCCCCTCTCTTTGGCTCTCGCGCGCGCATCTCAAATCACAGCCTGTTGTTCCACCGCCGATCCCACCCACCTATCCGATGCGAGTGATTCTCTCTGACGGGTCGTCTTTCACTGCGTACACCACTGCGCCAACTCCCTCCACAAAGAAACTCACACGAGACGTGAACAATAACCCTCTTTGGTCACCAGCCAGCGAAAAGAAGGGTTTGggcgaaggcgaagaaggcagagtGACTCGATTTAGAAAAAGGTTTGAGGGCCTTGGCGGAGATATTATTGGAGGGATTGGAATTGAGGGGGATACTAAGGGAGACGCTTTTGCGCTGGAAGATCTGGATTGGATGAGCGAGGGTGCTCAGGAGGAGAAAATCTCAGACAGACAGAGAAACCCAGTCAAGTCtaaagggaagggaaagaagaaatga